GCATATCCAGATTATAAGATCCGTCAATTGGCAGTGATTCTGCAGCGGTATAATGCCCTGCACAGCTTCATTCTGTGCATGACTATGCCGAGTCTATAAGACAACAGCGTCCGGCACTCCGTGGCGTTTTTACAGCGGTTTCTATACGCGGCACAGCTTCATGCTTTGCATGACGAAGGGTCTAAGATAAAGAAACAATAGTTGTTATTCGGCTATTTTGCAGCGGCTTTTATATGCTGCATAGCCCTATGGTTCATAGAACTATGTATATAAGGATCGCAAAATCCGACACTCAAGACTGTCGGGACAGAAGTCCACAAACCCTTCAGCATGGGTTATTCTATTCTTTGCATGACTATGCTTCATACATGCGACAACATTCATTACTCGGCAGTATTTCGGCATTGCTACTTAGACCATTCGTCATGTACTTCTTTATGTTTTGCATGACCATGCCAATTTCTTACGAATAATGGCCTCGGCCATTCGGCAATATTCTTTCAGTGGCTGCCAGACCCTGCATAGGTTCATGCTTTGCATGACTATGCTTAGTACATTTGGACGAAAACCTATGCCATTCGGCGGCGTTTTTGAAGCGGTCTTCAGACCCTGCATAGTTTCATGCTTAGCATAACTATGCCAGATATGCTACATATAGTAGCAACGACAGCTGAAACACCGGAAAACGATTCTGACCAACAATAAGGtcaacagaaagaaaaaagcctGAGGATAATGGTAATTATCCTATCCGGACAGCGACAACTTTGCAGCGGTATTCGTACCTTGCAAAGTTTCATGCTATGCATATATATGTGAGTTGTGCTCAGCGTTTAGCAACGACAGCTCCAGATTGAGCGCAACACGGGGGCAAATAATAGCGTTCcccaggagaagaggggcgAACTATTATACGCTTCGCTTAGCCATGCTTTTCCAGCGGTATTTATACCGTTTATACTTTTATAGCTTCATAGCTATCTTCGATATGCTACACAAAGTAGCAACAGGGTTTACAATTAGGACGAAAAGTGGGGACAACGATAGCGttgtcaagaagaagaagagggagtAACTGATAATGCCCTTCGGCTATAATCTGGTAGCTATGTTTATAGCAGGCATAGTTGCATAGCATAGTCTATATGATTATGTTGAATATGCAACATATCTAGGGGCAGCAACTAAGAAATGGGTTGGTATTGGGACCAACAATTAGATCAccgggaggaagaggaagaagaagaagaagaagaataagggGAAAATGGTGATTATATCCTTCGGTGCACCGAGTTTATGACGCCTCTACTAATTTCATTAATAACATGAACAGCTTTACCAGATGTTACGACCGGAGCCCCCCCTCCCTGCCGATTCGACTAAACAGATCGTTTTCCTGTCGTTTCTTTATCTGTCTCGGGTAACTCATTCAATATTTATCACCGGTAGAGAGCCTTGCGCAAGCCAACCGAAATCGTCGTCGACTTTGGTACAAATGTCCCCTGACACGCTATGTGGAGAAGGTAATGATAAAGTCGAGAATGTCTCTATAAACATAGGCTGTTAACAAGTGAAGCGGTAACAATTGCATATTTAAGTTTCGACAAGTTCAATCTACATCGACGAGGAAGTCTATCCAGAGCATAAGGACGAAGGTGATCCCCAAGAGCAGACCTCGGACTCATAAAGAACTGCTGGAATACGGCTTAATATGATTCTTTTCATGACTACCTCCATACTCGGGGCTTATCAAAAGCCAGAATTTATTGGGATAGTCTTCAGTTCGACACATCGCTTAGCTGGAAGAGGAAACAAAGTGAGAAGTAAGAATGTGTGAAATACACTCTTCTACGATGATCCATTGAAGGATGCGGGTACACTGTCTGCGAACTGGTGATGAACCGTGCTCGTCATAGATAGACCCACTAGTGGGGATGGAGGGAACTTTGGAGTTACCGGTCTTATGTCGGATGAGCTCACATTTTGCTTCTAGCGACTTTGAGATGGCATAAGGTAAGGCATCCATGCCCTGAAGGCAATTGTGGCTAACCTTATAGTAGTACACTATACAAAACGTGCAATAGTTATTAGCGATGAGTGAACAGTGCGCCAAAATGGGTAGTTAATGACTCGGGGCCTCTAACAGGTCCATTGTTGCGAGAGGCCATGTAACCACGCAGTGATTGATTACTTTACTCAGCTACAGCTACGCAATGTATATACGATCGACCTGTTTTAACATATGAGCGTCGATACTGGTGGTTCCAGAGGAAGCAATGTTGAGCACTACCTTGGAGAGCATGTAAAGAGCCAAATCGTTCGAGGAAGAATTAAAGCTTTCTTCTGAAATAGCATGATCTGCGGTTCGCCAATATTCTCAATACGCTTATTCTACATAACTCCATTGGCAAACATTGAATCTATAGGTGCTTTCATAGCGATCGTGTTGGAACGTAGGATGATTTACTCGTTGAGTTGCACGTAATGCTGCATTGAGGGGGAGCAAAACCCATCGTCTTGAAATTCCGGAGTCATCACAGGTAGATTGGCCAATACAAGCGTTGAATGTCAGACATGCTTCTGCCGGCTGACAATGCGATCTAGTGTACATTCTAATAACTGCGCACTATTTCTCCTCTACCCCAGATTGATTAGCAACAAACTCCTAGTCCAAGCCAGTAAATTTAAATTGATTGACCATCCGGTTGCAAATACGGTTTACGATATATGGTGCATACGTCCCCACCAGTATAGTAATCTTACACTTGACCAACCTCCCAAGTTATAAATGAAGCGGTCCAGTGCTCACCATTATAAGTGAATTATAGAAAGTCTTATGTAATCGTGCATTGATGGTATAAGAACTTGAACATCCTATCTCCTCTGGTCTCGCTAAGATCGATATCCCCCCAAACCATCAAAATCCGGTATCACAAAGAAAATGGCGAACCAGGCAACTGTACTCGACCAACCTCATGGGCCCCTAGTCATCAAGGACATTCCTGTCCCGCAATGTCATCCAACAGAAGTCTTGGTCAAAGTGAGAGCAGTTGCCACAAATGCCGCTGACTGGAAGATCTACGAAGGCCATTTCCCTCAAGTTCTCCCTGTTTTGCTGGGCTGTGATGTTGCTGGAGAGGTTGCCGAAGTCGGTAGAAGTGTGGTTGGTCTGAACGTTGGTGACAGGGTATGCTCCCGAGTATTTCAAGTGAAATGTTTACTAACTTGTCGGCAGGTTGCTGGATTCACCCAGCAGCAATTGGTTGGAATGGAATCTATGATGGCTATAGGCTCTGTTGCTTCCGATCTCCGCCACGGGGGCTACCAGAAGTTTGTTCCTATGCTACCGCGTATGATCTTCAAGATTCCGGAATCGGTTCCAAACGAGATTGCGACTACTTTCGGTTGCTCTTTTTTTACCGCCGCCGCAGGAGTGTTCAAAAGCCTTGGCTTCCCCTTTCCAATTCCGGAAGTGGCGTCAGTGGAAAAGGTCCTTGTATGGGGCGCCGCAAGTGCAGTAGGTGCCTTTGCTGTCCAGCTCCTAAAAGCTTCCCATATGGAAGTCATTGCTGTCTGCAGCGCAAAGAACTTTGACTACATTAGGAACTTGGGTGCGAGCCACGTCATTGACTACCATGGTACTGACGTGGCTGCCCAACTGAGAGAGCAGCGCATTCGGGTCAAAAAGGCTTTTGATTCAATTTCCTCATTGGAGACGTGTAATGCTTGCTTGGATATTGTTGGAGAGGGTGGTACAGTGGCCGATGTACAATTCCTTGAGGCTTTGAGACGACCAGGCATTGGAATGGAACATATAAACGTCGTTGATATTTTGGGGGAAGCGGTAAGTTTCTCCCATAGGAAAGAAGGAGCTACCAACGATACTAAGAATTCACAGCAAgcccctctcctctcccctTTGGTCAATGATTGGGTTCCAAACGGTTTAGTCGCAGGGATACTGAAGGGAGTTCAATACCAGATATATTCCGGTGGTCTAAACAGCATCGACCAGGCCATCAGAGATCACCGAGACGGGAAGATCGCTGGGAAAGCAGTGATCACTGGGATTTAAAAAACGGTTGACATGGTGATATCCATcaaattcttttcttcctgaGCTCTGGTCGTTTAGTCGTCTTTACTTACAGCAGCTTGCGGTCCCCGCGATTATTCTGGCACCTTGTTGTTCATCGAGTCAAGCCGTGGAGAAAAGCTTTTGCAGAAATTTTGGATCGGTATGTAAACTGTTTTACTGCTTTTAAAGGATAATAGAAGGATTTATACTTGTACTGCGAGCAACAATCGGAATCAAGTCAGGCCAGTACGAAGTTGAGGTGGCGAATGGAATATAGGAGGAGCGATAGTGTACGCCAGCAATTAAGTAGCATTGAATATGTCTTGCACTTCTAAGATAACCCTTATGTGGAAGTGTGCTCTACTCGCGTCCCCTAACTACCCGCTCTACCATACAAAGCTAGCGTGTCTCGGGGAGAACGAAGGGCAAATGAATCTCTTGACCACAATCTATCTATCAAGGGAGCCTCTGCGGTATTGAGGACCGCGGAAACCTCAGCATACGACATCGCTTCGACTAAAACAACAGACACATGATTTGATTCAACGATGGGACTTTAAATTCGATATAGTCAGAACGATATGACCTGGACTTTGAGAACATGGTAGCGGAACACTAGACTGTCTGTGGATTGATCAAGGGTCATTCTCAAGTATCAACCGCCCTGGGAGAATGTGGCATCATGAGATGTTTGTAGTCCAACCTCTAGTTGCGGCCACTCCAAGAAATTGTCCCAGTAAGGCCCGATCACTTCAACTACCTCCTGGACGATTCGCTTACCGCATCCTTTGGCCCACCAGAGGCTATCAAGATTGTGAACAAGCGCACCGAAGTAGGCAAAGATCACGAGAGCTGTCGGTTGCCTTTGATTTAGGCGAAGCAGATACATGCTGGGAATAACGTGGAGCCACTTGAATGGGCCGCTCCAATATCTCATGTCGGTCCGGTGTGCAAGAGCACGTCGTAGTTCGAGCAGCGTTTGATCATACACCGCCTCATCGCTTTCTCCACGCCAGATTTGCCGGAGACTGAGGAGGGCCGTATCTGCCGAGCTTGATTCAAAGGCAGGATCCACTGTTTCCCAGTTCCCAATAGAAAAAAGCGAGCTAAGAGGGCCAGTCTGAACGCTTTCCAAAGTAGATTCTAGGACTGTGCCAATACCGCGGGCCACAAAAACCCAATCGATAGACAAAAAGCCAGGTCTCCTGCTAGTCGCCGTGGATACTATGTCACCAACAGCCCCACCAGAGGTCTTGAAAACGTAAAAGGTGTTCATAATTGCCATAGCAAAGACGGCATGGCAGTTACGTTGGTCGATGCAAGTGAGCGCCTCTCTAAACCAGCCAATGGCCTTGTCATAATGGCTAGCGGCGACCAATGTAAGTTCCGCTTGACATCGTGCTTCCAATGACGCCTTATGCAACGCCGCCAGGCAGAGAAGAGAATGCATGACGAACGGATGCTCCACGGCT
This window of the Aspergillus flavus chromosome 8, complete sequence genome carries:
- a CDS encoding putative alcohol dehydrogenase, giving the protein MANQATVLDQPHGPLVIKDIPVPQCHPTEVLVKVRAVATNAADWKIYEGHFPQVLPVLLGCDVAGEVAEVGRSVVGLNVGDRVCSRVFQVKCLLTCRQVAGFTQQQLVGMESMMAIGSVASDLRHGGYQKFVPMLPRMIFKIPESVPNEIATTFGCSFFTAAAGVFKSLGFPFPIPEVASVEKVLVWGAASAVGAFAVQLLKASHMEVIAVCSAKNFDYIRNLGASHVIDYHGTDVAAQLREQRIRVKKAFDSISSLETCNACLDIVGEGGTVADVQFLEALRRPGIGMEHINVVDILGEAQAPLLSPLVNDWVPNGLVAGILKGVQYQIYSGGLNSIDQAIRDHRDGKIAGKAVITGI